One genomic segment of Pseudoalteromonas sp. GCY includes these proteins:
- the nlpI gene encoding lipoprotein NlpI, which produces MKLAKIVVPLVLMGLVGCKSTQPEATKNIVNVPLAVPLQANFRNEIAIARFNELLLQPDMANEQRAQLLYNRGMLYDSIGLQTLARIDFNRAVQIKPDLAEVYNFLGIHQTLEQNYGRAYEMFDAVLELDEQHEYAYLNRGIALYYGERADLAVKDFEAFLARAPKDAYRAMWLYIAQQQVDGALAKQTLAVNSQALDPDEWSSQLVALYLGTLSEEAFLAQISEGVSTQEEYAQRLCEAYFYLAKQYQTQGDLASAISYFKLALATNVYEFVEHKYARLELDLLAQLNDEQDAS; this is translated from the coding sequence ATGAAGTTAGCGAAAATAGTTGTGCCATTAGTGCTAATGGGGCTGGTAGGATGTAAAAGCACGCAGCCAGAGGCCACTAAAAACATTGTAAATGTTCCGCTTGCAGTACCACTTCAAGCCAATTTCCGTAATGAGATTGCCATTGCTCGATTTAACGAGTTACTCTTGCAGCCAGATATGGCAAATGAGCAACGCGCGCAGCTGCTATACAATCGCGGTATGTTGTACGATAGCATTGGCTTACAAACTCTTGCTCGTATTGACTTCAATCGTGCCGTACAAATTAAGCCAGATCTCGCTGAAGTATATAATTTCCTTGGTATTCACCAAACGTTAGAGCAAAATTATGGCCGCGCATATGAAATGTTTGATGCTGTGCTAGAGCTTGACGAGCAACATGAATATGCCTATTTAAATCGTGGTATCGCATTGTATTACGGTGAAAGAGCTGATTTAGCAGTAAAAGATTTTGAAGCCTTTTTGGCGCGAGCTCCAAAAGATGCGTACCGTGCTATGTGGCTGTATATTGCTCAACAACAAGTAGACGGTGCGCTTGCTAAGCAGACATTGGCGGTAAATAGCCAAGCATTAGACCCTGATGAGTGGTCGTCTCAGTTAGTTGCACTGTATTTGGGTACTTTATCTGAAGAAGCATTTCTTGCGCAGATCTCTGAGGGAGTGAGCACCCAAGAAGAGTATGCGCAGCGTCTCTGTGAAGCCTATTTTTATCTGGCTAAGCAATATCAGACCCAAGGGGATTTAGCCTCTGCGATTAGCTATTTTAAGCTCGCACTGGCAACTAATGTATATGAGTTTGTAGAACATAAATACGCGCGTCTTGAGCTTGATTTACTTGCCCAGTTGAATGACGAACAAGACGCGAGCTAA
- a CDS encoding monovalent cation/H+ antiporter subunit A has translation MTLFWIPLLSLIGSFISAFTGKLSRNQSTAITLVAPAVAILLAVDLAPAVFAGETIRYTFEWVPLLDINIAFRLDGLALLFVFMILGIGMLVIFYARYYLSSNDSMPKLYAYLMLFMTAMLGIVMSNNVLQLWLFWELTSISSFLLISYWWHKSEARKGAKMALAITGGGGLALLAGLMLIGDIVGSYNLDVILSSRELIQSHALYEVALILVLLGAFTKSAQFPFHFWLPHAMAAPTPVSAYLHSATMVKAGIFLLARFYPALAGTELWFILVGLTGLATLLVGAYIALFKHDLKGLLAFSTISHLGLITLLLGLDTELATVAAVFHIINHATFKASLFMATGIIDHETGTRDMRKLNGMWRFMPYTATLAMVAASAMAGVPLLNGFLSKEMFFAETLHQQLLGSMSWLIPILATIAGAFSVAYSARFIHDVFFNGDPIDLPKEPHEAPRYMRFPIEILVALCLIVGMFPNFIVDGMLKTASSAVLGEAAPTFEVAIWHGFNLPLLMSGLAVCGGLLIYTQRKYLFQFQASLPPMNAKKTFERTMYNIVSWSRARVNAIENGSLQRYLMLMFIVVLVSAGWPLFEMSQLVGNLEPTPIDVHNGIGAGLLMIGAIGTVIWHRTRMVALLMISVVGLMVSVAFTRFSAPDLALTQLTVEVVTIILLMLALFFLPQRTPKESSSIRVLRDMGIASAIGVIIGSISYALITRPLDSISEFFIANAKVGGGGTNVVNVILVDFRGFDTLGEITVLGIAALGIYKLLINLPLFMPGSDSEGRPWAKERYPLLLASISQSLLPLALLVSVYIFLRGHNLPGGGFIAGLITAIAFILQYIAHGSNWIAERFDVNYRKIIATGIAISLATGVGSWFFGKPFLTSWFDYFDIPLVGKTELASAIAFDLGVYITVVGATLMILASLGKVTANAPKEEVNI, from the coding sequence ATGACTTTATTTTGGATACCCTTGCTATCCTTAATTGGCAGTTTTATCTCTGCATTTACGGGAAAGCTTTCTCGTAATCAGTCGACTGCTATAACCTTAGTAGCGCCAGCAGTGGCAATTTTACTTGCTGTTGATCTCGCCCCTGCTGTTTTCGCAGGAGAGACTATTCGGTACACATTTGAATGGGTCCCGCTTCTAGATATTAACATCGCGTTTAGACTGGATGGTCTTGCGTTGTTGTTCGTTTTCATGATCTTGGGCATTGGTATGCTGGTTATCTTCTATGCTAGATACTACCTTAGCAGCAATGATTCCATGCCTAAACTTTATGCTTACTTAATGCTCTTTATGACCGCCATGCTTGGTATCGTTATGTCTAATAACGTATTACAGCTGTGGTTATTCTGGGAGCTTACCAGCATTAGTTCATTTTTACTTATTAGCTATTGGTGGCATAAGTCAGAGGCCCGCAAAGGGGCGAAAATGGCACTTGCTATCACCGGCGGTGGCGGTTTAGCACTGCTTGCCGGCTTGATGTTGATAGGAGATATTGTTGGCAGTTATAACCTGGATGTGATTCTATCGAGTCGTGAGCTTATTCAATCCCATGCATTATATGAAGTTGCCTTAATCCTTGTGCTACTGGGCGCATTTACCAAGTCCGCACAATTTCCATTCCATTTCTGGTTACCGCACGCGATGGCTGCACCAACGCCTGTAAGTGCGTACTTGCACTCTGCGACTATGGTGAAAGCTGGGATATTCTTACTGGCGCGTTTCTATCCTGCGCTGGCGGGTACAGAGCTGTGGTTTATTCTCGTTGGCCTAACTGGCTTAGCGACGCTGCTCGTTGGCGCCTATATAGCGTTATTTAAACATGATCTAAAAGGTCTTCTGGCGTTTTCGACGATCAGTCATTTAGGCCTTATTACTTTATTACTTGGTCTGGATACTGAGCTTGCGACTGTTGCGGCGGTTTTCCATATTATTAACCACGCAACGTTTAAGGCTTCTTTATTCATGGCGACGGGGATCATCGACCATGAAACGGGCACTCGTGATATGCGTAAACTCAACGGTATGTGGCGTTTTATGCCCTATACCGCAACGCTTGCGATGGTTGCCGCTTCTGCGATGGCAGGGGTGCCGTTACTTAATGGTTTCTTGTCTAAAGAAATGTTCTTTGCCGAGACGCTACACCAGCAACTTCTGGGCTCTATGTCGTGGTTGATTCCAATTTTGGCGACAATCGCCGGTGCATTCTCTGTTGCGTATTCGGCGCGATTTATTCATGACGTATTCTTCAACGGAGATCCAATTGATTTACCGAAGGAGCCACATGAAGCGCCACGCTATATGCGTTTTCCAATCGAAATCTTGGTCGCTTTATGTTTGATAGTGGGCATGTTCCCTAACTTTATCGTTGATGGCATGTTAAAGACAGCATCAAGTGCGGTATTAGGGGAGGCTGCGCCAACCTTTGAGGTTGCTATTTGGCACGGCTTTAACCTACCACTGCTAATGAGCGGCCTTGCGGTATGTGGTGGTTTATTAATTTATACTCAGCGCAAATATCTATTCCAATTCCAAGCTTCATTACCGCCAATGAACGCTAAGAAAACGTTTGAACGCACTATGTACAACATAGTGTCTTGGAGTCGCGCGCGTGTAAACGCAATAGAAAATGGTTCGTTACAGCGTTATCTGATGCTGATGTTTATTGTTGTGCTGGTGAGTGCAGGTTGGCCATTGTTTGAAATGTCACAGTTAGTGGGTAATTTAGAGCCGACACCAATTGACGTACATAACGGTATTGGTGCTGGTTTATTAATGATTGGAGCGATTGGCACGGTTATCTGGCACCGTACTCGTATGGTTGCACTGCTGATGATTTCGGTGGTTGGTCTCATGGTGTCGGTTGCCTTTACGCGCTTCTCAGCACCTGATCTAGCGCTTACTCAGTTAACGGTAGAAGTAGTAACCATTATCCTGTTGATGCTTGCGTTATTCTTCTTACCGCAAAGAACGCCGAAGGAGTCTAGTTCTATTCGCGTACTACGTGATATGGGTATTGCTTCAGCAATTGGTGTTATCATCGGAAGTATCAGTTACGCCTTGATCACAAGGCCATTGGATAGTATTTCTGAGTTCTTTATTGCAAACGCCAAAGTTGGCGGTGGCGGGACGAATGTCGTTAACGTTATCTTAGTAGATTTCCGTGGTTTTGATACGCTAGGTGAAATTACCGTACTGGGTATTGCGGCGCTGGGGATTTATAAGTTGCTGATCAACTTACCACTGTTTATGCCAGGTAGTGACAGTGAAGGTCGACCATGGGCGAAAGAGAGATATCCGCTACTGCTGGCAAGTATTTCGCAAAGCTTATTGCCTTTGGCATTGCTGGTCTCGGTTTATATTTTCTTGCGTGGCCACAATCTACCGGGTGGTGGATTTATCGCAGGCCTAATCACGGCGATAGCCTTTATTTTACAATATATTGCTCATGGTTCGAATTGGATTGCAGAGCGCTTTGATGTCAATTACCGCAAGATTATCGCAACCGGTATCGCGATTTCTCTAGCAACCGGTGTGGGAAGTTGGTTCTTTGGCAAACCATTCTTAACCTCATGGTTTGATTATTTTGATATCCCATTGGTAGGTAAAACTGAGTTGGCAAGTGCCATCGCATTCGACCTTGGTGTTTATATCACCGTGGTAGGTGCAACGCTGATGATTTTGGCGAGCCTAGGTAAAGTAACGGCAAATGCGCCCAAAGAAGAGGTGAATATTTAA
- a CDS encoding Na+/H+ antiporter subunit C has protein sequence MELLYASCVGLLVACGVFLILRARTFPVVLGLTMLSYAVNLFLFASGRLTLNKAAVLGYSSEYADPLPQALVLTAIVIGFAMTAFVVILAIRGRSDLGNDHVNGIVPDKKGKA, from the coding sequence ATGGAATTGCTTTATGCATCGTGCGTAGGCTTGCTAGTAGCCTGTGGCGTATTTTTGATTCTACGAGCAAGAACATTCCCTGTTGTTCTTGGTTTAACTATGTTGTCTTATGCGGTTAACTTGTTTTTGTTCGCATCGGGTAGATTGACCTTAAACAAAGCTGCAGTGCTTGGTTATAGCAGTGAGTATGCAGATCCACTGCCGCAAGCCTTGGTATTGACGGCAATTGTTATCGGGTTCGCGATGACGGCATTTGTCGTGATCTTAGCTATTCGTGGTCGTTCTGATTTGGGTAATGACCATGTAAATGGTATTGTTCCTGACAAAAAGGGTAAAGCATGA
- a CDS encoding monovalent cation/H+ antiporter subunit D, producing MIQHLTSLPILLPMLAGVILLMPPCGKNVAIRRKVSVLMSLITFAVCASLLLHVQQSGIQVYAIGNWQAPFGIVLVADQLSTLLVSLTALLCFVCSLYSCAGDDERGSFFHPLLHFLVMGVNGAFLTGDAFNLFVFFEILLIASYALLMHGGDKHNTRASLQYVILNLVGSSVFLIALGILYGVLGTLNMADMAYKITFLQGDDVYLAKIGGLLLLVVFALKGALLPLHLWLPNTYATALPVVAALFAIMTKVGVYSMMRVYTLIFGDQAGELSHMAQEWLWWLALATIVMGGIGVLASQDLRKLSANLVVVSVGTLVALVAVQTVNSSAAAIYYLVHSTLVSAALFLLADLVGKQRGKVADRITAGRPVVQPMLLGIMFAIAAITVIGMPPLSGFIGKVWILKSTIESSHTYWFWAVYLLVSLAVLVSVSKAGSTVFWHHTGKVDTQSAEKAHPAQIIAILTLITCAPLMVIFAGPLTDYALSAADSLHDFSSMTNAVLKGAK from the coding sequence ATGATCCAACATTTGACTTCTTTACCTATTTTATTACCTATGTTGGCAGGGGTGATCCTGCTGATGCCTCCGTGTGGTAAAAACGTAGCGATTAGGCGTAAAGTTTCTGTACTTATGTCGCTGATTACGTTTGCAGTTTGTGCCTCACTTTTACTACATGTCCAGCAGTCTGGCATTCAGGTTTATGCGATTGGTAACTGGCAAGCGCCATTTGGTATTGTGTTAGTTGCTGACCAACTTTCTACTCTGTTAGTCAGCTTAACCGCTTTGTTGTGTTTTGTGTGTTCACTCTATAGCTGTGCTGGAGATGACGAACGAGGAAGTTTCTTCCATCCGTTGCTGCACTTTTTGGTGATGGGGGTAAACGGCGCTTTCTTAACTGGTGACGCGTTCAACTTATTTGTATTCTTTGAGATTTTGTTGATAGCGTCTTATGCACTGTTAATGCATGGTGGTGATAAGCACAATACCCGTGCTTCACTGCAATACGTGATCCTAAACCTAGTAGGTTCGTCGGTATTTTTGATTGCATTAGGTATTTTGTACGGTGTGCTTGGTACCCTAAACATGGCGGATATGGCATATAAGATCACCTTCTTACAAGGAGATGATGTTTATCTTGCTAAAATTGGCGGCTTGTTATTATTGGTTGTATTTGCGCTAAAAGGCGCCTTGCTACCGCTTCATCTATGGCTGCCAAACACCTATGCAACCGCATTACCTGTTGTTGCTGCTTTATTTGCAATCATGACTAAAGTGGGTGTGTATTCCATGATGCGTGTGTATACACTGATTTTTGGTGACCAAGCTGGTGAATTAAGTCATATGGCACAAGAGTGGCTATGGTGGCTCGCACTGGCGACTATCGTCATGGGTGGAATTGGCGTGCTTGCTAGTCAAGATTTGCGTAAGCTGTCTGCAAATTTAGTGGTGGTGTCGGTTGGTACCTTAGTGGCATTAGTCGCCGTACAAACGGTAAATAGCAGCGCTGCAGCCATTTACTATTTAGTGCACTCAACGTTAGTGTCAGCTGCTTTGTTCTTACTCGCTGATTTAGTGGGGAAACAAAGGGGGAAAGTCGCTGATAGGATCACCGCGGGTCGCCCAGTAGTTCAACCTATGTTACTTGGCATCATGTTTGCGATTGCGGCAATCACTGTGATTGGTATGCCGCCATTATCAGGCTTTATTGGCAAAGTATGGATCTTAAAGTCGACCATCGAGTCGAGTCACACGTATTGGTTTTGGGCGGTGTATTTATTAGTAAGCTTAGCGGTATTAGTTAGTGTCTCAAAAGCAGGTAGCACTGTGTTTTGGCATCATACTGGTAAGGTCGATACACAATCGGCAGAAAAAGCGCACCCAGCCCAAATTATCGCAATTCTTACTTTGATAACTTGTGCGCCGTTAATGGTGATTTTTGCAGGTCCATTGACTGATTACGCATTGTCGGCAGCCGACTCTTTGCACGACTTTTCGAGCATGACGAATGCTGTGTTAAAAGGAGCGAAATAG
- a CDS encoding Na+/H+ antiporter subunit E yields MRLEARFKWLPTPFRSLLLFTVWLLMNNSVSAGHIILATILAIVIPLITYRFRTKQPLIIKPWRAFTHLLLVLYDIITANVEVAIKILGPTKKLRPGFVLVPLDIDQAMPITILASTVSLTPGTVSAEVYPWPESVKSGEKPERKYLLIHVLDLTDEQALIDTVKSRYEAPLKEIFEC; encoded by the coding sequence ATGCGTTTAGAAGCAAGGTTTAAATGGCTACCAACTCCATTTCGCAGCTTACTGCTATTTACTGTGTGGTTATTGATGAATAATAGTGTGTCAGCTGGGCATATTATTCTCGCGACTATTCTAGCGATTGTGATCCCGCTTATTACTTATCGGTTTAGAACTAAGCAACCACTGATCATTAAGCCATGGCGTGCGTTTACTCATTTGCTTTTGGTGCTTTACGATATCATTACCGCCAACGTTGAGGTCGCGATAAAGATCTTAGGACCAACGAAGAAATTGCGCCCCGGTTTCGTGTTGGTGCCGCTCGATATAGATCAAGCTATGCCAATTACTATTTTAGCCAGCACGGTATCTTTAACTCCTGGCACCGTAAGTGCTGAGGTATACCCTTGGCCTGAGTCTGTAAAAAGTGGCGAAAAACCAGAACGTAAATACTTACTGATCCATGTGTTAGATCTTACGGATGAGCAAGCATTGATTGATACGGTTAAATCTCGTTATGAAGCGCCATTGAAGGAGATTTTTGAATGCTAG
- a CDS encoding K+/H+ antiporter subunit F — protein MLETVILIVFAMIGVSLLLNLWRLVVGPSIPDRILALDTMYINTIALIILYGMSMGTALYFEAALLIAMLGFVSTVAICKYLLRGDIIE, from the coding sequence ATGCTAGAAACTGTAATTCTTATTGTCTTTGCGATGATAGGTGTATCACTTTTGCTAAACCTGTGGCGTTTGGTTGTTGGACCTTCAATTCCAGATAGAATTTTAGCACTCGATACTATGTACATAAATACTATTGCGCTTATTATTCTGTACGGAATGAGTATGGGGACGGCATTGTACTTTGAAGCCGCATTATTAATAGCAATGCTTGGCTTTGTAAGTACGGTCGCTATATGTAAGTATTTGCTGCGCGGCGACATCATAGAATAG
- a CDS encoding Na+/H+ antiporter subunit G — protein MSEWIISILLLLGGAFVLIGSIGLVKMPDFFMRLHGPTKATTLGMACLLTSAMVYFSTTTDGVSVKEILISIFLLLTAPISGYMLIKSAIHHRLPSNEKTTGKDKIKK, from the coding sequence ATGTCAGAATGGATAATTTCCATTTTATTACTGTTAGGTGGTGCGTTTGTATTGATTGGCTCTATTGGCCTTGTGAAAATGCCTGATTTTTTTATGCGTCTCCACGGCCCTACAAAAGCGACAACGCTTGGCATGGCGTGCTTATTGACCTCGGCTATGGTGTATTTCAGTACCACGACTGATGGCGTGAGTGTAAAGGAAATCTTGATTTCAATATTTTTGCTGCTCACCGCCCCCATCTCTGGATATATGCTGATTAAGTCAGCAATACATCACCGCTTGCCAAGCAATGAAAAGACGACTGGCAAAGACAAGATAAAAAAATAG
- a CDS encoding methyl-accepting chemotaxis protein produces MKQASIKNKLLFFVTALVTSLVVILVTTMWFHLAAENTKQSEGVQQAIYDEISQGLIAKGNQYGQRVAGFINEAYRVPYTLAGVLSHTATQDPLSREQVQEIVNGALKQNRFVSSMYAQFEPNGYDGNDVSNQGGSSHSVPGAGTLELYFTQEANGPMQQKVESAEEKYADAINEFGLREAEWYLCAKDKIAPCIMEPYLYEISPGNKMLMTSLTTPVVVNRQFRGLVGVDVNLPIFQTMVDELSNSLYSGAAKVTLLSELGLVVGSSHYKNLARPLAESTKSDRAEVLKSLHTGSGIKELGEDLVVAVPIKIALPNTTWSLVIELPKAIALSSATTLQSQLEESTNSVGRWMLIIGIVIAVIGIAIAVVLVNTIIGPLTHIQERVENLASSEGDLTHELEVSHHAELIALAHGFNRFTDKLRKMIDDLKGLAESSYEQSHRTTEAAINIKNKVANQHLEIDSVVTAINELSATASEVARASEKAAASTNQAADQVQQSEQSIIKTTETVQSMADQVIDAKQAVVKVSERSDDISKILEVIRAIAEQTNLLALNAAIEAARAGEQGRGFAVVADEVRALASKTQASTDDISKLIDNLQSEVANSGRIIESSVQLGEDAVSYCQESARLMSTLVAELTSISNEVTQIATAAEEQSMVTEEINTNTTGISDAAAELSKFADEVEQAASSMTLIVEQKHKQLNLLRT; encoded by the coding sequence ATGAAACAAGCTTCGATTAAAAACAAACTCTTATTCTTTGTAACAGCATTAGTAACGAGTTTGGTTGTTATATTAGTGACAACAATGTGGTTTCACCTTGCAGCGGAAAATACCAAGCAAAGTGAAGGAGTCCAACAAGCGATTTATGATGAAATATCCCAAGGCCTTATCGCTAAAGGTAATCAATATGGGCAACGCGTGGCTGGCTTTATTAATGAAGCCTATCGTGTTCCTTACACTTTGGCAGGTGTACTATCTCATACCGCCACACAGGATCCGCTGAGCCGTGAACAAGTACAAGAAATAGTCAATGGTGCGCTAAAGCAAAATCGCTTTGTATCTTCTATGTATGCACAGTTTGAACCGAATGGTTACGATGGTAATGATGTCAGCAATCAAGGTGGTTCAAGTCACTCTGTGCCGGGCGCTGGTACCTTAGAGCTCTACTTTACTCAAGAAGCTAACGGTCCGATGCAGCAAAAAGTTGAGTCAGCAGAAGAAAAATACGCAGACGCAATCAATGAGTTTGGCCTACGAGAAGCCGAGTGGTATTTGTGCGCAAAAGATAAAATAGCGCCTTGCATCATGGAGCCCTATTTATATGAAATTTCTCCGGGCAACAAAATGCTGATGACCTCATTGACCACACCGGTCGTGGTCAATCGTCAATTTAGAGGCTTGGTGGGCGTGGATGTAAATTTGCCGATTTTCCAAACCATGGTTGACGAGCTCTCTAACTCGCTTTACTCAGGAGCCGCTAAAGTAACCTTGTTAAGTGAGCTTGGTCTTGTTGTAGGTTCTAGTCACTACAAGAACCTAGCACGCCCACTTGCTGAGTCGACAAAGTCAGATAGGGCTGAAGTGTTAAAATCGCTGCACACAGGTTCTGGGATTAAGGAGCTTGGTGAGGATTTAGTCGTAGCAGTACCGATTAAAATTGCCTTACCAAATACCACTTGGTCTCTTGTAATCGAACTACCTAAGGCAATTGCACTGAGTTCTGCCACAACGCTGCAAAGCCAGCTGGAGGAGTCGACAAACTCCGTTGGCCGCTGGATGCTTATTATCGGTATTGTTATTGCTGTTATTGGCATTGCCATTGCGGTGGTATTAGTGAACACAATTATCGGCCCGCTTACGCATATTCAGGAGCGGGTAGAGAACTTAGCTTCTAGCGAAGGCGATTTAACGCATGAGCTAGAAGTGAGTCATCATGCTGAGTTGATTGCCTTGGCACATGGCTTTAACCGCTTTACTGATAAACTACGAAAGATGATTGATGACCTAAAAGGTCTTGCTGAATCTTCCTATGAGCAGTCGCATCGAACAACAGAAGCCGCGATAAACATCAAAAACAAAGTCGCTAATCAGCATTTAGAAATAGATAGCGTAGTTACTGCAATTAACGAACTCAGTGCAACCGCTTCAGAGGTGGCTCGGGCGTCGGAAAAAGCGGCTGCAAGTACGAATCAGGCCGCTGATCAAGTTCAGCAAAGCGAACAAAGCATCATTAAAACGACCGAAACGGTGCAATCAATGGCGGATCAAGTTATTGATGCAAAACAAGCGGTCGTGAAGGTATCTGAGCGCAGTGATGATATTTCTAAAATACTAGAAGTGATCAGAGCCATTGCAGAGCAAACTAATTTACTGGCCTTAAACGCAGCAATTGAAGCGGCAAGGGCGGGGGAGCAAGGGCGCGGCTTTGCGGTTGTTGCCGACGAAGTTCGAGCTTTGGCGTCAAAAACACAGGCTTCGACGGACGACATTAGTAAACTAATAGATAACCTACAGAGTGAGGTCGCGAACTCAGGCCGGATCATTGAGAGCTCTGTGCAGTTAGGTGAAGATGCAGTAAGTTATTGCCAAGAATCGGCTAGGTTAATGAGTACCCTAGTTGCTGAGCTGACAAGCATTTCTAATGAAGTAACACAAATTGCGACGGCTGCGGAAGAGCAAAGTATGGTTACCGAAGAAATTAATACAAATACAACGGGCATTTCAGATGCCGCTGCTGAGCTTTCGAAGTTCGCAGATGAAGTAGAGCAAGCGGCCAGTTCAATGACGCTGATAGTCGAACAAAAACACAAGCAACTTAATTTATTAAGAACGTAA
- a CDS encoding DNA topoisomerase III, which yields MKLYIAEKPSLGRAIADVLPKPHKKQDGYIEVANGDVVSWCIGHLLEQAEPEDYDAKYKKWQFHDLPIVPTQWQFKAKPKTKKQLSTLKKLLTKADEIYHAGDPDREGQLLVDEVFQFVNLPDRKRATIRRLLISDLNPQAVKKALASTRSNQEFVPLSVSALARARADWLFGMNLTRAFTLAGQKAGVNTVLSVGRVQTPVLGLVVRRDLEIENFVSKPFYEVIAHINKPNWGVFEAKWVPSEACKPYMDEDGRVLVKALAENVADRISQKQAAINKVETKPKKINPPLPYNLSSLQIDANKRYGLSAQQVLDICQALYEKHKLITYPRSDNRYLPQEHFVEREQVIAAAKHNQGIESKFIKLADLNLKGACWNDKKVEAHHAIIPTTKKLRSAQLGHRELQVYQLISVQYLAQFFHPYRYNETKVELEISGGQFKAQAKQITDQGFKILFKGHEVEKESLLPELQVGEQLLCEKGEVKEKQTQPPKHYTEATLLSAMTGIARFVSDQSIKKVLKDTDGLGTEATRAGIIELLFRRQFLRREGKTIYSTALGKAFIQTLPESLSLPDRTALWESLLGKIANKETSYNQFMQPLCDELGGFIDSAQSINTNALKGVPVPAFKKRGARKGKFTRKRKPSSA from the coding sequence ATGAAACTCTATATCGCAGAAAAACCCTCTTTAGGTCGAGCAATCGCCGATGTCTTACCAAAACCACATAAAAAACAAGATGGTTATATAGAAGTCGCGAATGGTGATGTGGTTTCTTGGTGTATAGGTCACTTGTTGGAACAAGCTGAACCTGAAGACTACGACGCCAAATACAAAAAATGGCAGTTTCATGATCTACCAATCGTGCCTACTCAATGGCAGTTCAAAGCAAAGCCAAAAACAAAAAAGCAGCTTAGCACTTTAAAAAAGTTACTCACAAAAGCTGATGAAATCTACCATGCTGGAGATCCAGATAGAGAAGGGCAATTGCTCGTGGACGAAGTATTTCAATTCGTAAATTTGCCAGACCGGAAAAGAGCAACGATCCGACGCTTGTTGATCAGTGATTTGAACCCACAAGCTGTGAAAAAGGCATTGGCTTCGACACGTTCTAATCAAGAATTTGTTCCTTTAAGTGTATCTGCACTTGCAAGAGCTAGAGCGGATTGGCTATTTGGGATGAATTTAACCAGAGCATTTACGTTGGCTGGGCAAAAAGCGGGAGTGAATACCGTTTTGTCGGTTGGCAGAGTGCAAACTCCGGTACTTGGCTTGGTTGTAAGAAGGGATCTAGAAATCGAGAACTTTGTATCGAAACCATTTTATGAAGTGATTGCACACATCAATAAACCAAATTGGGGTGTTTTTGAAGCTAAGTGGGTACCAAGTGAAGCATGTAAGCCCTATATGGACGAAGATGGGCGTGTTCTGGTTAAAGCCTTAGCTGAAAATGTCGCGGATCGGATCAGTCAAAAGCAAGCAGCAATAAATAAGGTTGAAACGAAACCAAAAAAGATAAATCCGCCGCTACCCTATAACCTTTCTTCTTTGCAGATTGACGCAAATAAGCGCTACGGTTTATCGGCTCAGCAAGTGTTGGATATTTGTCAGGCACTCTATGAGAAACATAAACTGATCACTTACCCTAGATCAGATAACCGTTATCTACCACAAGAACACTTTGTTGAAAGAGAACAAGTCATTGCGGCTGCTAAGCACAATCAGGGAATAGAAAGTAAGTTTATTAAGTTAGCTGATTTGAATCTAAAAGGAGCGTGTTGGAATGATAAAAAGGTAGAAGCGCATCACGCCATCATTCCAACGACTAAAAAGCTTCGCAGTGCTCAGCTTGGGCATAGAGAGTTGCAGGTCTATCAACTCATTTCTGTACAGTACCTTGCGCAATTCTTTCATCCCTACCGCTACAATGAAACTAAAGTGGAGTTGGAGATTAGTGGTGGTCAATTCAAAGCACAAGCGAAACAAATAACAGATCAAGGATTCAAGATACTGTTTAAAGGTCATGAGGTAGAAAAAGAAAGCCTATTGCCGGAGTTACAGGTGGGAGAGCAACTTTTGTGCGAGAAAGGTGAAGTTAAAGAAAAACAAACTCAGCCGCCAAAGCATTACACTGAAGCTACCTTATTAAGTGCGATGACAGGTATTGCACGGTTTGTTTCCGATCAATCTATCAAAAAGGTACTGAAAGACACTGACGGGCTTGGCACTGAGGCGACGCGGGCCGGAATTATTGAGCTTTTGTTTAGACGGCAGTTTCTTAGACGAGAAGGTAAGACGATATATTCTACGGCGCTGGGAAAAGCATTTATTCAAACCCTACCTGAGTCACTTTCATTACCAGACAGAACTGCGCTCTGGGAGTCATTGCTTGGAAAGATCGCCAATAAGGAAACGTCGTATAATCAATTTATGCAACCGCTTTGTGATGAGTTAGGTGGATTTATTGACAGCGCTCAATCTATCAATACGAATGCACTGAAAGGCGTCCCTGTACCCGCATTTAAAAAACGCGGAGCAAGAAAGGGGAAATTTACTCGAAAGAGAAAGCCAAGCTCTGCATAA